The Paenibacillus sophorae genome has a segment encoding these proteins:
- a CDS encoding group II intron maturase-specific domain-containing protein: MKRKTSKKKFNAKVKAFHEWLRTERHTDEKELMKTVKQKLIGHYRYYGITDNSQSLETFAFRVRKALFKWLNRRSQRRSFSYEQFERFLMRHPLPAPKIYVSIYG, translated from the coding sequence GTGAAGCGGAAAACGAGCAAAAAGAAGTTCAACGCCAAAGTAAAAGCGTTCCATGAATGGTTACGAACGGAGCGACATACCGATGAAAAGGAACTGATGAAAACGGTCAAACAGAAATTGATCGGTCATTATCGGTATTACGGAATCACAGACAATAGCCAATCTTTGGAAACCTTTGCGTTCCGAGTACGAAAGGCGCTATTCAAGTGGTTAAATCGCAGAAGTCAGCGAAGGAGCTTTTCGTACGAGCAGTTTGAACGATTTCTCATGCGGCATCCATTACCTGCGCCTAAAATTTACGTCAGCATCTACGGTTAA